One part of the Arthrobacter tumbae genome encodes these proteins:
- a CDS encoding YdeI/OmpD-associated family protein — translation MKFRAELESSGKTTAGFEVPDSIVEGLGGGRHPKIVATVNGFTFRTSIASMGGRFMFGLSADRRREAGVQAGEVHDVEVELDTAPREVQLPEDFAGALEKDPAAKSFWDTLSYSNKSWHTLQVTGAKKEETRAARIEKSVGMLREGRAR, via the coding sequence ATGAAGTTTCGCGCTGAGCTCGAATCATCCGGAAAAACCACAGCCGGATTCGAGGTTCCTGACTCCATCGTGGAAGGTCTTGGTGGCGGCAGGCATCCGAAGATTGTCGCGACCGTCAACGGCTTCACCTTCCGCACCTCGATCGCGTCGATGGGTGGCCGGTTCATGTTCGGGCTCAGCGCGGACAGGCGCCGGGAAGCCGGCGTTCAGGCGGGCGAAGTACATGACGTCGAGGTGGAACTCGACACGGCCCCACGTGAAGTTCAGCTTCCAGAGGACTTCGCGGGCGCGCTCGAGAAGGACCCCGCAGCGAAGTCGTTCTGGGACACCCTCTCCTACAGCAACAAGAGTTGGCACACGCTGCAGGTTACCGGTGCCAAGAAGGAGGAGACCCGCGCGGCTCGGATCGAAAAATCGGTCGGCATGCTGCGGGAGGGAAGGGCCAGATAA
- a CDS encoding queuosine precursor transporter, with protein MTQLQDHARARYATAGSANFSIMLAVLAVVVILSNIGASKGVVIGPIVGDFSIITDGGFFLFPLAYILGDVISEVYGFKAARLGIIVTFVLSAFASLAYAVIIALPGFDDDFGLAKQEALELALGPVPLIVLASLLGFVVGQTLNSLVLVRMKSRFGERSMVARLVASTGVGEFADTLIFCAIAASVIGITDFPTFLNYLFFGFVYKTLVEVLLLPVTTTAIRWVKRREPSYAAS; from the coding sequence ATGACTCAACTGCAGGACCATGCCCGCGCGCGTTATGCGACCGCCGGTAGCGCAAACTTCTCGATCATGCTGGCGGTTCTTGCCGTCGTCGTCATCCTTTCGAATATCGGTGCATCGAAAGGTGTGGTGATTGGACCGATCGTTGGTGACTTCAGCATTATCACGGACGGCGGGTTTTTCCTCTTCCCGCTCGCGTACATTCTCGGTGACGTCATCAGCGAGGTGTACGGCTTCAAGGCCGCCCGGCTCGGGATTATCGTGACCTTCGTGCTGTCGGCCTTTGCCTCGCTCGCGTACGCCGTCATCATCGCGCTACCCGGGTTTGACGATGATTTCGGTCTCGCCAAGCAGGAGGCGCTGGAGTTGGCGCTCGGCCCGGTACCGCTGATTGTGCTCGCGTCGTTGCTGGGCTTCGTTGTCGGGCAGACGCTGAATTCGTTGGTGCTGGTACGGATGAAGTCGCGGTTCGGTGAGCGCAGCATGGTGGCCCGACTCGTCGCCTCGACCGGCGTCGGCGAGTTCGCCGACACGCTGATCTTCTGTGCGATTGCCGCGTCGGTGATCGGCATTACGGACTTCCCCACGTTCCTGAATTACCTCTTCTTCGGCTTCGTCTACAAGACGCTGGTGGAGGTGCTTCTACTGCCCGTTACGACGACGGCGATCCGCTGGGTTAAGCGTCGGGAACCGAGCTACGCGGCCTCCTAG
- a CDS encoding type IV toxin-antitoxin system AbiEi family antitoxin domain-containing protein, whose translation MDVNAYSWLSASARSWRTSELEQMGVSRRTITRLVERGVLVRLQVNAYVPAKYWKTLSEAEQGRLRLMAHSRASLALTPTAYSHTSAARIHRLSLWDVDDRIHITQPSSGSSREHNPDVVRHRAKLLPSEVDMVDGLQVTSLARTVVDSARLVSFRQGLVTADHALHLGVRRAELHQVLQRQAGYKGVQIARQVVENASALSESPGESLTAHLLAGMPIPQPEQQLVVRTRFGEHRIDFGWREQKLALEFDGKTKYFDYAPTPEVLFQERRREKALMEQGWVFIRLVWGDLFQEATRGRILKAWWNCTRSAA comes from the coding sequence ATGGACGTGAATGCATACTCCTGGCTGAGCGCATCGGCCCGTTCCTGGCGTACCTCCGAACTGGAGCAGATGGGGGTCAGCCGCCGCACAATCACACGACTGGTCGAGCGGGGCGTCCTCGTCCGCCTGCAGGTCAACGCCTATGTGCCAGCAAAGTACTGGAAAACCTTGAGCGAAGCGGAGCAGGGTCGACTCAGGCTCATGGCCCACAGCCGTGCCAGCCTTGCACTGACACCTACCGCATATAGCCACACGTCCGCAGCACGCATTCATCGCCTCAGCCTGTGGGATGTGGACGACAGGATTCACATCACGCAGCCGTCTTCCGGATCGTCGAGGGAGCACAACCCTGATGTTGTTCGACACCGAGCGAAGCTGCTGCCCAGCGAGGTGGACATGGTTGACGGGTTGCAGGTTACCTCCCTCGCCCGCACCGTCGTGGACTCCGCCCGGCTGGTGTCCTTCAGGCAGGGGCTGGTCACCGCCGATCACGCCCTTCACCTGGGAGTGCGCCGCGCCGAGCTACATCAAGTGCTTCAGCGCCAGGCAGGCTACAAGGGTGTACAGATTGCTCGCCAGGTTGTCGAAAACGCCAGCGCCCTCTCTGAGTCGCCGGGCGAGTCCCTCACCGCACACCTGCTGGCCGGTATGCCGATACCCCAGCCGGAACAACAGTTGGTCGTGCGCACCCGATTTGGTGAGCACCGCATCGATTTCGGTTGGCGCGAGCAGAAGCTTGCGCTCGAGTTTGACGGCAAGACCAAGTACTTCGACTACGCTCCGACCCCCGAGGTGCTGTTTCAGGAGCGTCGCCGCGAAAAGGCCCTCATGGAGCAGGGCTGGGTGTTCATCAGGCTCGTGTGGGGGGACCTATTTCAGGAAGCTACCCGGGGGCGAATTCTGAAAGCGTGGTGGAACTGCACTAGGAGTGCCGCATAG
- the tgt gene encoding tRNA guanosine(34) transglycosylase Tgt, with protein MPQSDFSFSIGKRLSETTASGDGLHGRTGTITTPHGEIQTPAFIAVGTKATVKAVLPESMAEAGAQALLANAYHLYLQPGADVLDEAGGLGKFMNWNEPTFTDSGGFQVMSLGSGFKKVITMDSAAAAEHAGDDDRVAAGKERLAHIDDDGVWFVSHLNGDRHRFTPEISMQVQHQLGADVMFAFDELTTLMNSRGYQEESLERTRLWAERCIAEHERLTEVRSDKPYQALFGVIQGAQYEDLRRKASRDLGEMNFDGFGVGGALEKENLGTILGWCADELPESKPRHLLGISEPDDLFTGIENGADTFDCVSPTRVARNSAFYVPDGRWNLSNARFKRDFTPLMEGCDCYTCTHYTRAYIHHLFKAKEMISATLISIHNERFVIRMVDDARAAIEDGTYFDLKAEVLGRYYASKR; from the coding sequence GTGCCACAATCAGACTTTTCGTTCTCCATTGGTAAACGCCTCAGCGAGACCACAGCGTCCGGCGACGGCCTGCATGGCCGGACCGGGACCATCACCACTCCCCATGGCGAGATTCAAACGCCGGCCTTCATCGCCGTCGGAACCAAGGCCACCGTGAAAGCGGTACTGCCGGAGTCCATGGCGGAGGCCGGGGCGCAGGCGCTCCTCGCAAACGCCTACCATCTCTACCTGCAGCCGGGGGCCGATGTTCTCGATGAGGCCGGCGGGTTGGGGAAGTTCATGAACTGGAATGAACCCACGTTCACCGATTCGGGCGGCTTCCAGGTCATGAGCCTTGGCTCGGGATTCAAGAAGGTCATCACGATGGACTCGGCCGCCGCTGCCGAGCACGCCGGTGACGACGACCGCGTTGCGGCGGGCAAGGAGCGCCTGGCCCACATCGACGACGACGGCGTGTGGTTCGTCTCCCACCTCAACGGAGACCGGCACCGGTTCACCCCGGAAATTTCGATGCAGGTGCAGCACCAGCTCGGCGCCGACGTCATGTTCGCGTTCGATGAGCTGACCACGCTGATGAACTCGCGTGGGTACCAGGAGGAGTCCCTGGAGCGGACGCGGCTGTGGGCTGAGCGGTGCATCGCGGAGCATGAGCGGCTGACCGAGGTGCGGTCCGACAAGCCGTACCAGGCACTTTTCGGCGTCATTCAGGGCGCGCAGTATGAAGACCTCCGGCGGAAGGCTTCACGGGACCTCGGGGAGATGAACTTCGACGGGTTCGGCGTTGGCGGTGCGCTGGAGAAGGAGAACCTCGGCACTATTCTCGGCTGGTGCGCGGACGAGCTGCCGGAGTCCAAGCCGAGACACCTGCTGGGCATCTCGGAGCCGGATGACCTGTTCACCGGCATTGAAAACGGGGCGGATACCTTCGACTGCGTCTCCCCCACCCGGGTTGCCCGGAATTCCGCGTTCTACGTGCCGGACGGGCGGTGGAACCTGTCCAACGCCCGGTTCAAGCGCGACTTCACGCCCCTCATGGAGGGCTGCGACTGCTACACCTGCACCCACTACACCCGGGCGTACATTCACCACCTGTTCAAGGCGAAGGAGATGATCTCGGCAACGCTCATCTCCATCCACAACGAGCGGTTCGTGATCCGGATGGTCGACGACGCCCGCGCAGCCATCGAGGACGGAACGTACTTCGACCTCAAGGCCGAGGTGCTGGGCCGCTACTACGCGTCGAAGCGCTAG
- a CDS encoding FUSC family protein, with product MNAVTAFFRVGPSQNDHLPALRVALGVAVPLVVLLLLNRIDLAVFAVFGAFTGVFGRGDPHGIRLQHQSAAAILLLAAIAAGILVTEYDAGPWAVVVGSAFVGGLGSVAADRWALRPAGPFFPVFAFAGTALISSSATAPEAFGTAAVSAMLSLAIGAAGWLLPSGRSAWPGRRTRAQLPAVQLRANAARYAVAAGVAGGIATLLGIGHNYWAIVSAIVPLAAATRATRLQRAVHRVLGTIVGLGLTGLLLVVGLVPWQLVLVLIALQFLTEMFVVRHYSLALVFITPLALLMSELAAPVADEGSLLADRFLETLIGVAVGVLVVLLIRDPRSTSD from the coding sequence GTGAATGCGGTAACGGCATTTTTCCGGGTAGGACCATCCCAGAACGACCACCTCCCGGCTTTGCGCGTTGCGCTCGGCGTTGCCGTTCCGCTCGTTGTTCTGCTCCTGCTCAACCGCATCGATCTGGCGGTCTTCGCAGTCTTCGGCGCCTTCACTGGTGTCTTCGGCCGCGGCGACCCCCACGGGATCCGCCTGCAACACCAGAGCGCAGCGGCCATCCTTCTGCTGGCTGCTATCGCTGCCGGCATCCTGGTGACAGAGTACGACGCCGGCCCTTGGGCTGTGGTTGTCGGCTCCGCCTTCGTGGGAGGACTGGGTTCCGTTGCGGCGGACCGTTGGGCCCTCCGTCCGGCGGGGCCGTTCTTCCCGGTCTTCGCATTCGCCGGGACCGCCTTGATTTCAAGCAGTGCGACCGCGCCAGAGGCCTTCGGCACTGCCGCGGTGAGCGCGATGCTGTCATTGGCTATCGGGGCCGCAGGTTGGCTGCTTCCGAGCGGTCGATCCGCCTGGCCCGGCCGCCGGACGCGCGCGCAGCTTCCCGCAGTGCAGCTGCGCGCCAACGCGGCACGGTATGCAGTTGCGGCCGGAGTGGCAGGAGGAATCGCCACGCTGCTGGGTATCGGCCATAACTACTGGGCTATTGTGTCGGCTATCGTGCCGCTTGCAGCGGCTACCCGTGCCACGCGCCTGCAGCGGGCGGTCCACCGGGTGCTCGGGACCATCGTCGGATTGGGGTTGACGGGCCTGTTGCTCGTGGTCGGTCTGGTGCCGTGGCAGCTGGTCCTGGTGCTGATTGCGCTGCAATTCCTGACGGAGATGTTCGTGGTCCGTCATTACAGCCTGGCGCTGGTTTTCATCACACCGCTCGCATTGCTGATGAGTGAGCTTGCCGCTCCCGTCGCTGACGAGGGGAGTCTGCTGGCTGACCGGTTCCTGGAGACACTGATCGGGGTCGCCGTGGGAGTCCTGGTTGTGCTGTTGATCCGCGACCCGCGATCAACTAGCGACTAA
- a CDS encoding SRPBCC domain-containing protein, which yields MSEQADSLTQSSTEQHPARNVPVAGANPLSVHINADARQVWLMLREPRLVRQWHGWEAETLDEEIQSIFFAPSVVEGPNHTFLTVDGGDTFRIEPVQDGCVVTIERVEAEADEITEGWITFLQQLRFALERHPSNTRRTAFFMGEPADGGSIIAKLNAEQLQQPGDSYSLDLPDGHELTGSVWFRTENQVGLTVSQYADHGEGLVILADQPSLEGPGSSLVVISTYGLGAKALRTAWSSWDTFRRQHYPSSDPLETSKLER from the coding sequence ATGAGCGAGCAGGCGGATTCCCTCACACAGTCCAGCACCGAACAGCATCCCGCCCGGAATGTGCCGGTTGCGGGAGCAAACCCGCTGAGTGTGCACATCAACGCCGATGCACGGCAAGTATGGCTCATGCTTCGGGAGCCGCGCCTGGTCCGGCAATGGCATGGGTGGGAGGCCGAGACCCTGGACGAGGAGATTCAATCCATCTTCTTCGCGCCGTCCGTAGTCGAAGGGCCAAACCATACGTTCCTGACCGTCGACGGCGGTGATACGTTCCGGATCGAACCGGTGCAGGACGGCTGCGTGGTCACGATTGAGCGGGTGGAGGCCGAGGCGGACGAGATCACCGAGGGCTGGATCACCTTCCTCCAGCAACTGCGGTTCGCGCTCGAGCGTCACCCCTCCAACACCCGGCGCACGGCTTTCTTCATGGGCGAGCCTGCTGACGGCGGTTCGATCATCGCGAAGCTGAATGCCGAGCAGTTGCAGCAACCCGGCGACTCCTATTCCCTCGACCTCCCCGACGGGCACGAGCTGACCGGATCGGTGTGGTTCCGTACCGAGAACCAAGTTGGTCTGACGGTCTCGCAGTACGCCGATCATGGTGAGGGGCTGGTGATCCTCGCTGATCAGCCGTCTCTCGAAGGGCCGGGATCCAGCCTTGTCGTCATTTCAACCTATGGTCTGGGAGCGAAGGCGCTGCGCACTGCCTGGAGCAGTTGGGACACGTTCCGCCGGCAGCACTACCCGTCCTCGGACCCGCTGGAAACCTCGAAGCTTGAGCGTTAG